Proteins encoded in a region of the Shewanella polaris genome:
- a CDS encoding M24 family metallopeptidase: MTIGVGGVSPQQALATLINMTHGVAAISDDEFNQRIQHAQRLMAQHGLEAIYVNAGTNLYYFTGTRWFASERMVGAIIPAVGEVQYIAPAFELDTLQGYMTIKGQVNTWHEDESPYQIFANVLDNIGLSQAKIGIDESTAFFISDGIAQAAPQHRFVSATTVTAGCRMIKSVTEIALMQRAKDMTLEVHKATASILREGITTAEVEDFINQAHYAVGAAKGSYFCIVLFGEDTAYPHGVKSPKVLEKNDTVLIDTGCQLQGYNSDITRTYVFGEPNARQRQLWQLEQDAQIAAFDAATLGTLCSDVDAAARTVLEAAGFGPDYKVPGLPHRTGHGIGLDIHEWPYLVRNDMTPLEVGMCFSNEPMLCVPGEFGIRHEDHFYMTDQGPKWFTAPAKSIDDPFYLA; the protein is encoded by the coding sequence ATGACAATCGGTGTCGGCGGCGTTAGTCCGCAACAAGCATTAGCCACACTTATTAATATGACTCACGGCGTAGCTGCGATAAGTGATGATGAATTTAATCAGCGAATTCAACATGCACAACGATTGATGGCGCAACACGGTTTAGAAGCAATCTATGTTAATGCCGGTACTAATTTGTACTATTTTACGGGTACCCGTTGGTTTGCCAGCGAACGTATGGTGGGTGCGATCATTCCTGCTGTAGGTGAGGTTCAGTATATTGCTCCTGCATTTGAACTCGATACATTACAGGGTTATATGACCATTAAAGGTCAAGTGAATACATGGCATGAGGATGAAAGCCCGTACCAGATTTTTGCCAATGTGCTAGATAACATTGGCTTGAGCCAAGCAAAAATCGGTATTGATGAGTCAACTGCCTTTTTCATTAGCGATGGCATTGCTCAAGCGGCTCCACAACATCGATTTGTAAGTGCGACCACAGTAACTGCTGGATGTCGGATGATTAAGTCGGTTACCGAAATTGCCTTAATGCAACGCGCTAAAGACATGACACTTGAAGTGCATAAAGCAACTGCCAGTATCTTACGTGAAGGCATTACCACTGCAGAAGTCGAAGACTTTATTAACCAAGCTCACTATGCCGTGGGTGCAGCCAAAGGTTCGTATTTTTGCATCGTTCTATTTGGTGAAGATACCGCTTATCCGCATGGGGTTAAATCACCTAAAGTCCTTGAAAAAAATGACACCGTATTGATTGATACTGGTTGCCAGTTACAAGGCTATAACTCTGATATTACTCGTACTTACGTATTTGGTGAGCCAAATGCTCGTCAGCGTCAATTATGGCAACTTGAACAGGATGCACAAATTGCTGCTTTTGATGCTGCTACGTTAGGGACTCTGTGTAGTGACGTGGATGCGGCTGCTCGAACAGTATTAGAAGCCGCAGGGTTTGGACCAGATTATAAGGTGCCAGGTTTACCTCATCGAACGGGTCATGGCATTGGCTTAGATATTCATGAATGGCCATATTTAGTGCGAAATGATATGACGCCACTGGAAGTGGGTATGTGTTTTAGTAATGAGCCAATGTTATGTGTGCCAGGTGAGTTTGGCATACGCCATGAAGATCATTTTTACATGACTGACCAAGGGCCAAAATGGTTTACCGCGCCAGCTAAATCGATTGATGATCCATTTTATTTGGCTTAA
- a CDS encoding J domain-containing protein: protein MINHFTVLGVKASAKEDEIKKAYKRLSNKYHPDKLLSASDEERQQAAVQLQRVKQAYDVLSDKKLRNAFIKDFNNVIVTDPNAAMCELWDQLYP from the coding sequence ATGATTAACCACTTCACCGTGCTTGGCGTCAAAGCTAGTGCAAAAGAAGATGAAATAAAAAAAGCCTATAAACGCTTATCCAATAAGTATCACCCAGATAAATTACTCTCAGCTTCTGATGAAGAAAGACAGCAGGCCGCAGTTCAGCTTCAACGAGTGAAACAAGCCTATGACGTGTTGAGTGATAAAAAGCTAAGAAACGCGTTTATTAAAGATTTTAACAATGTAATAGTGACCGATCCTAACGCCGCAATGTGCGAGTTGTGGGACCAACTTTACCCTTGA
- the atcA gene encoding cold adaptation protein AtcA has product MPKSLNLIRIQELKSNAYDTIESYNDSDSPNALDNFTRQIKQVLLADISILSSVPEYLPIALFGHVKFSPESMIKWSYWIDNAIQPEWDDFKVSIAFNNDDIPLVQAIRGKSESLLIESCAVLYLLNQDINGSGKKAKPPHSEDDEYGQSNDDYDQDDEDSEEEGYYDQYDDEDR; this is encoded by the coding sequence ATGCCTAAATCATTAAATCTTATTCGTATTCAAGAGCTTAAAAGTAACGCCTACGACACTATTGAATCATACAATGATTCTGATAGTCCCAATGCTTTGGATAATTTCACCCGCCAGATAAAGCAGGTGTTACTGGCCGATATCAGCATTCTTTCCTCTGTTCCAGAGTATTTACCAATCGCTTTATTTGGTCATGTGAAGTTTTCACCTGAATCTATGATTAAGTGGTCTTACTGGATTGATAATGCCATTCAACCCGAGTGGGATGATTTTAAGGTGAGCATTGCTTTCAATAATGACGACATTCCGTTAGTACAAGCTATTCGCGGTAAAAGTGAGTCTTTGCTGATCGAAAGCTGCGCAGTGCTATATCTATTGAATCAAGACATCAATGGCAGTGGCAAAAAAGCTAAACCGCCTCACAGTGAAGACGATGAATACGGCCAGTCAAACGATGACTATGATCAAGACGATGAAGATAGTGAGGAAGAAGGCTATTACGATCAATATGATGACGAGGACAGATAA
- the atcB gene encoding cold adaptation protein AtcB produces MTTNLIAIAAAEIKQLADVEPKQASKRFEIIANTMSDAQLVDVIEQMDIVTLTQINSHHDISCPSIMSELMSPEQIRDIVCQQPLYWEEQVKTNVDELINHTFEFLTYLIRIQDSEAKQAAILECIAEDPAGLFYLSIPFIELMLAPSESDEADEQDIFDDEDDGTTVGYDNWNTSEESHSLSLDDPRSLMALIQDLAPDVAQSIKNLLRNESSGWEQIIAKFVSELVLQAKEKNQVADEYAEVDDMFSFLD; encoded by the coding sequence ATGACAACTAATTTGATTGCGATTGCCGCAGCGGAAATCAAGCAGCTTGCTGATGTAGAGCCAAAACAGGCCAGCAAGCGTTTTGAGATCATTGCCAACACCATGAGTGACGCTCAGCTAGTTGACGTGATAGAGCAAATGGATATCGTTACTCTGACTCAAATTAACAGTCATCATGATATTTCTTGCCCGTCAATTATGTCAGAGCTCATGAGCCCTGAGCAAATTCGCGACATCGTCTGCCAGCAGCCGCTGTACTGGGAAGAGCAAGTTAAAACCAACGTTGATGAGCTTATTAACCACACGTTTGAGTTTCTGACATACCTTATTCGTATTCAAGACAGCGAAGCCAAGCAAGCTGCTATTTTAGAATGTATTGCAGAAGATCCTGCCGGTTTGTTCTATTTATCCATTCCATTTATTGAGCTTATGTTAGCGCCAAGTGAGTCTGATGAAGCGGACGAGCAGGATATATTTGACGATGAAGATGATGGCACTACAGTGGGTTACGACAACTGGAATACCAGTGAAGAGTCTCACAGTCTAAGCCTTGATGATCCTCGCAGTTTGATGGCATTGATCCAAGATTTAGCGCCAGATGTTGCTCAGTCGATTAAAAACTTACTCCGCAATGAGAGTTCAGGTTGGGAACAGATTATTGCTAAGTTTGTTAGCGAGCTGGTACTGCAAGCGAAAGAGAAAAATCAAGTGGCGGATGAATACGCTGAAGTTGATGATATGTTTAGCTTTTTAGATTAA
- the atcC gene encoding cold adaptation protein AtcC encodes MQLALRDSNQGPYLTKVLAYGQLEDKLSQQELTQIKAKAILMSLKLADKFYNKHKMHLLEQAAHDVIGVVSIGLISLTGNEPATSLPLLQTSDGVLKCFQKGWSLLTQASSLNTAKSLYGDVSQSLLEKVSSPPDMDEWQGWQSYQEALAEHDRLQAISVLLKTFYQNSNLDLVDCLNIEAVLAEAVLYRTLFADSKVREDLKKRLGKIELDDAWFDSDYLMAQTDKTLALLPADLVVTIRSDLSKHYNQGLLRTMHFAKGYRELLMQGASPEKLERFEHKEGLNGLLGWPHYIDL; translated from the coding sequence ATGCAACTGGCATTACGGGACTCAAACCAAGGCCCCTATTTAACCAAGGTACTGGCTTATGGTCAGCTTGAAGACAAGTTAAGCCAGCAAGAGCTGACTCAAATTAAGGCTAAGGCTATTTTGATGAGCCTTAAACTTGCTGACAAGTTCTACAACAAGCATAAGATGCATTTGCTTGAACAAGCAGCTCACGATGTGATTGGTGTGGTTAGTATTGGGCTTATTTCCCTTACTGGCAACGAACCCGCTACTTCTTTGCCTTTGCTGCAAACGAGCGACGGCGTACTTAAATGTTTTCAAAAAGGCTGGAGCTTATTAACCCAAGCAAGCAGCCTTAACACCGCAAAATCACTTTATGGTGATGTAAGCCAAAGTTTGCTTGAGAAAGTGTCTAGTCCGCCTGATATGGATGAATGGCAAGGCTGGCAGAGTTATCAAGAAGCTTTAGCCGAGCATGATCGTTTGCAGGCTATTAGTGTTTTATTGAAAACGTTTTATCAAAATTCAAATCTCGATCTCGTAGATTGCTTAAACATTGAAGCGGTATTAGCCGAAGCTGTGCTATACCGTACTTTGTTTGCCGACAGTAAAGTAAGAGAAGATCTTAAAAAGCGTTTAGGCAAAATTGAGTTAGATGATGCGTGGTTTGACAGCGATTATTTAATGGCGCAAACAGACAAAACACTAGCGCTATTACCAGCGGATCTCGTTGTCACTATACGCTCTGATTTAAGTAAGCATTATAACCAAGGCCTGCTGCGCACAATGCATTTTGCCAAAGGTTACCGTGAGTTACTTATGCAAGGTGCAAGCCCTGAAAAGCTTGAACGTTTTGAGCACAAAGAAGGCCTCAACGGATTACTTGGCTGGCCTCACTACATCGATTTATAA
- a CDS encoding FKBP-type peptidyl-prolyl cis-trans isomerase, whose amino-acid sequence MRILLAIVVIAGVIFYFFTQANNSKATKENIAQGKIFLADNAKREGVVQTLSGLQYEILTKGDNTEHPKANSKVTVHYHGTLLDGTVFDSSVDRGETISFGLNQVIKGWTEGVQLMTVGDKFRFYIPSQLAYGNRSSGKIEGGSVLIFDVELFEIN is encoded by the coding sequence ATGCGTATACTTTTAGCCATTGTGGTCATTGCCGGCGTTATTTTTTATTTTTTTACTCAAGCAAACAACTCAAAAGCCACCAAAGAAAATATTGCACAAGGTAAGATTTTTTTAGCTGACAATGCAAAACGTGAAGGCGTAGTGCAAACCTTATCAGGCTTACAATATGAAATACTCACCAAAGGTGACAACACCGAACACCCAAAAGCCAATAGTAAAGTCACTGTGCATTATCACGGGACACTTCTTGATGGCACAGTATTTGACAGCTCTGTAGACCGTGGAGAAACCATCAGCTTTGGCTTAAACCAAGTGATTAAAGGTTGGACTGAAGGTGTACAGTTGATGACAGTGGGCGATAAATTCCGTTTTTATATTCCTAGCCAACTCGCTTACGGCAATCGTTCAAGCGGTAAAATTGAAGGTGGTTCAGTGTTGATTTTTGATGTTGAATTATTTGAAATTAACTAA
- a CDS encoding DUF1294 domain-containing protein has translation MNKFAWLMLIIFGTIIAIIQPWLAGVYGLINVITFGLYYRDKSAAKCGRWRVSENTLQLFALMGGWPAALLGQYHLRHKTQKSSFKRILWGCILLNSIGFSLLCYQQLQPRLMVYL, from the coding sequence ATGAATAAATTTGCTTGGCTGATGTTGATTATTTTCGGCACCATTATAGCAATTATCCAACCTTGGCTAGCTGGGGTATATGGATTGATTAATGTCATTACATTCGGTTTGTACTATCGAGATAAATCTGCGGCTAAGTGCGGTCGCTGGCGGGTTAGCGAAAATACTTTGCAGCTTTTTGCGTTAATGGGCGGTTGGCCTGCAGCATTACTAGGGCAATACCATTTACGGCATAAAACCCAAAAGTCATCATTTAAGCGAATACTATGGGGCTGTATCCTACTCAACTCAATCGGGTTTAGCCTATTGTGTTACCAACAATTACAACCACGGTTGATGGTATATCTTTGA
- a CDS encoding DUF418 domain-containing protein has translation MDEYCSPTQRLANLDAIRGVGVLGIFFLNIYFMGNSFFGYAPHEIQPTADIAILIFSNFFLEGRFFSLFAMLFGVGMLIQYQRQQMSIDTANNSQPKKNVIKMRLYWLIVFGVIHAIFIFPGDILLPYGVGGLLAFRYINLNADELLQKAKWFIFLSLIPIALISLIPDEQVYTRSSALFIEQLPIWIGTYGQQLKMHLTMFGYMLLVIPLTLMWFVAGLMLLGMALYKRKVFINGLDNKTLWQCVFWTLLLSSLDSVLSISGNPMLEAISDLLVWLSAVAMALIYIHFICKFCQNSASKLTLLQNVGRLAFSLYILQSIVGILLLRYIAPEWLYTLDRIGYMSIAIIYSVLQLALASLYLRKFNQGPLEKLWRGLVSRTS, from the coding sequence ATGGATGAGTATTGTTCTCCGACACAACGTCTAGCTAATCTTGATGCCATTAGAGGTGTTGGCGTATTAGGTATTTTCTTCCTCAACATTTATTTCATGGGCAATAGTTTTTTTGGCTATGCCCCCCATGAGATACAACCCACTGCCGATATTGCGATACTTATTTTTAGCAATTTTTTCTTAGAGGGGCGTTTCTTTAGCCTGTTCGCAATGCTGTTTGGGGTTGGGATGTTAATCCAATATCAACGTCAGCAAATGAGCATTGATACTGCCAACAATAGCCAACCCAAAAAAAACGTCATAAAAATGCGTTTGTATTGGTTAATTGTATTTGGGGTGATCCACGCGATTTTTATCTTTCCTGGCGACATCTTGCTCCCTTATGGCGTGGGAGGACTGTTGGCTTTTCGCTATATCAATCTCAATGCGGACGAACTACTGCAAAAAGCAAAATGGTTTATCTTTTTATCATTAATCCCTATCGCGCTTATTTCACTTATCCCCGATGAACAAGTTTACACTCGTAGTTCAGCATTATTTATTGAACAACTGCCTATTTGGATAGGTACCTACGGCCAACAGCTTAAAATGCATTTAACCATGTTTGGCTACATGCTGCTGGTTATTCCGTTAACCCTAATGTGGTTTGTTGCTGGTTTAATGTTATTAGGAATGGCGCTATATAAACGCAAGGTTTTCATCAATGGTTTAGATAATAAAACCCTATGGCAATGTGTATTTTGGACCCTGCTGTTATCATCATTAGACTCGGTACTTAGTATCAGTGGCAACCCTATGTTAGAAGCTATTTCCGATCTCTTGGTTTGGCTTAGTGCTGTAGCAATGGCATTAATTTACATCCACTTTATCTGCAAATTTTGTCAGAATTCTGCATCTAAATTAACACTATTGCAAAACGTCGGGCGGTTAGCTTTTAGTTTGTATATCCTGCAATCCATTGTAGGTATTTTATTGCTCCGTTATATTGCCCCTGAATGGCTGTACACGTTAGACAGAATTGGTTATATGTCGATTGCGATTATTTACAGTGTACTGCAATTGGCATTAGCCAGTCTTTATCTGCGAAAATTCAATCAAGGTCCGTTAGAAAAACTATGGCGAGGCTTAGTCTCTCGAACAAGCTAA
- the flhA gene encoding flagellar biosynthesis protein FlhA — MNRLSRIFAGNTSYIGIPIMLLAILAMVILPLPAWLLDILFTFNIVLAILVLLVSVSIRRPLEFSVFPTLLLLATLMRLTLNVASTRVVLIEGHEGGDAAGKVIQAFGEVVIGGNYVVGAVIFLILMIINFVVITKGGERISEVSARFTLDALPGKQMAIDADLNAGTLTNEQARIRRQDVAREADFYGSMDGASKFVRGDAIAGLLILSINIIGGISIGIFMYDLSAADAFKTYALLTIGDGLVAQIPSLLLATAAAIIVTRVSDAEEMPAQLSRQLLANPKTLATGAIVMAVLGLTPGMPALVFLSFALLLGFSSWKQYQNLPLQTNDDVQAPVEHTLAEPTAPTWDSLPFTDVIEVRLGYRLVHLVEKTKGAELQKRLTGIRRTLSEQAGFLLSEVRVRDNLALAPNAYQINFMGNQVALATLEPDHLLAIKSGIVYGEIEGMLTKEPAYQMDAVWIEQELKSKALNLGYSVVDNATVIATHVSKLLRESLSDLLQHDDILLLTDRLSRQAPKLAESLTTALTPIQMLKVFRLLLKEQVPLKDIRAIATTLLECAEQTKDPVLLAADVRCALRNNILQQIVGSCDKLQVLTLTPELEQTLMTALNQSQQQGKVSLDSFPVEPNLLAQLQQRMPQLLAETKEKGHSPILLVSPQLRPLLARYALAFARGLHVLSYNEVPETKELMIAGQLG, encoded by the coding sequence ATGAACAGGCTTTCGCGTATTTTTGCCGGCAACACTAGCTATATCGGTATTCCGATCATGCTACTCGCCATATTGGCTATGGTTATTTTACCTTTGCCAGCATGGCTTTTAGACATACTGTTTACCTTCAACATTGTCTTAGCAATTCTAGTATTATTGGTCAGTGTCTCCATCAGGCGTCCATTAGAGTTTTCCGTTTTCCCAACCTTACTCTTACTCGCTACCTTAATGCGTCTAACCCTAAACGTTGCTTCTACCCGTGTGGTATTAATTGAAGGCCATGAAGGAGGTGATGCCGCAGGTAAAGTGATTCAAGCCTTCGGTGAGGTTGTAATCGGTGGCAATTATGTTGTTGGTGCCGTTATCTTTCTTATCTTGATGATCATCAACTTTGTGGTTATTACTAAAGGTGGGGAACGAATTTCTGAAGTTTCAGCTCGCTTTACTTTGGATGCTTTACCCGGCAAGCAAATGGCTATCGATGCTGACCTCAATGCTGGAACTCTCACCAATGAACAAGCAAGAATTCGTCGCCAAGACGTAGCAAGAGAAGCTGACTTTTATGGCTCTATGGACGGAGCTTCAAAATTTGTTAGGGGTGATGCTATTGCAGGTTTGTTGATACTTTCAATCAATATCATAGGCGGTATAAGTATAGGCATATTTATGTACGACTTGTCAGCTGCCGACGCTTTTAAAACCTACGCGTTATTGACCATAGGTGATGGTTTGGTCGCGCAAATCCCGTCATTATTATTAGCAACAGCAGCAGCAATTATTGTTACTCGCGTATCTGATGCTGAAGAAATGCCAGCCCAACTTAGTCGACAATTGTTGGCAAATCCTAAAACTTTGGCAACTGGTGCTATCGTAATGGCAGTACTCGGGCTTACACCAGGTATGCCTGCATTAGTATTCTTGTCATTTGCGTTACTGTTAGGATTTTCATCTTGGAAACAATACCAAAATCTACCTCTACAAACTAATGATGATGTACAAGCGCCAGTTGAACACACATTAGCAGAACCTACGGCCCCAACCTGGGATTCATTGCCTTTTACCGATGTGATTGAAGTAAGACTAGGTTATCGATTAGTACACTTGGTCGAAAAAACCAAGGGAGCAGAACTACAAAAACGTCTCACAGGGATCAGACGAACATTATCTGAACAAGCCGGTTTTTTATTGTCTGAAGTACGTGTAAGAGATAACTTAGCACTAGCTCCTAATGCCTATCAAATCAACTTTATGGGCAATCAGGTGGCACTTGCAACCTTAGAACCTGACCATCTCTTAGCCATTAAAAGTGGCATAGTTTATGGTGAAATTGAAGGCATGCTGACAAAAGAGCCGGCCTACCAAATGGATGCTGTTTGGATTGAGCAAGAGCTCAAATCAAAGGCTCTCAATCTTGGCTATTCTGTAGTTGATAATGCAACGGTTATTGCCACCCATGTGAGTAAATTACTCAGAGAATCTCTCTCTGATTTACTTCAGCATGATGATATTTTACTACTCACAGATAGATTAAGCCGCCAAGCCCCAAAATTAGCAGAATCACTCACCACGGCATTGACACCAATACAAATGTTAAAGGTGTTTCGTTTACTCCTTAAAGAACAAGTTCCACTCAAAGATATAAGAGCGATCGCAACGACCCTACTAGAGTGTGCAGAACAAACCAAAGATCCGGTACTACTGGCAGCAGATGTCCGCTGTGCATTGCGAAACAATATATTGCAGCAAATCGTGGGCAGCTGTGACAAACTGCAAGTCCTCACTTTGACTCCAGAGCTTGAACAAACCTTGATGACGGCGTTAAATCAATCACAGCAACAAGGTAAAGTATCTCTAGACAGCTTCCCCGTTGAGCCAAATTTATTAGCGCAATTACAACAACGTATGCCGCAGTTATTAGCAGAAACAAAAGAAAAGGGCCATAGTCCAATATTATTAGTGTCTCCACAGCTTCGCCCTTTACTCGCCCGCTATGCCTTGGCATTTGCTCGAGGACTACACGTACTTTCCTATAATGAAGTCCCTGAAACTAAAGAGTTAATGATTGCGGGACAGTTAGGTTAA
- the flhB gene encoding flagellar biosynthesis protein FlhB, which yields MSETPKHDKTEDATPQRLRKARDEGQVPRSKDLASAALIIGCSLMLTNSADWFATKTSQLTRYNMLLTSEDLARDDIMLMHLGTSLIKMLELLTPLFIMVGLLAAVAGALPGGPIFNLNNANFKYSRIDPISGLGRIISVKSLIELIKSFLKITLLIGIMLSFLNNNLDNLINYSQLPIDEAVSKGISMLSTGLLYLGVGLIAIAFIDVPYQYWHHLNELKMSRQEIKDEHKQQEGKPEIKAKIRQLQHRMGRSRADTAIPKADVLLVNPTHYAIALKYDPELADAPYVLTKGTEELALYMRKLAKQHNVEIIEIPALARAIYYSTQVDQQIPSALFMAIAHVLSYVMQIKASRKGQQQKPDPLPQFFIPPNLRHD from the coding sequence ATGAGTGAGACACCTAAGCATGATAAAACAGAAGATGCGACTCCACAGCGATTACGAAAGGCAAGGGACGAAGGTCAAGTTCCACGATCTAAAGATTTAGCATCAGCAGCACTTATTATAGGGTGCTCATTGATGCTCACCAACAGTGCAGACTGGTTTGCAACTAAAACTAGTCAGCTAACGCGTTATAACATGTTATTGACCTCTGAAGATTTAGCCCGAGATGACATCATGCTGATGCATTTAGGGACAAGCTTAATCAAAATGTTAGAACTACTTACACCATTGTTCATTATGGTAGGTTTATTAGCTGCTGTCGCGGGAGCTCTGCCTGGAGGACCGATATTCAATTTAAATAATGCCAATTTTAAGTATAGCCGTATTGATCCAATCTCAGGTCTTGGCAGGATCATATCTGTAAAATCTCTGATAGAGCTTATAAAATCATTTTTAAAAATAACATTACTGATTGGCATCATGTTAAGTTTTCTTAATAATAATTTAGATAATTTAATCAATTACAGTCAGCTCCCTATTGACGAAGCTGTGAGCAAGGGCATCTCGATGTTGTCTACAGGTCTGCTCTATTTAGGTGTGGGACTTATTGCTATTGCCTTTATCGACGTACCTTATCAATATTGGCATCACCTCAATGAACTTAAAATGTCACGTCAAGAAATCAAAGACGAACACAAACAACAAGAAGGTAAGCCTGAAATTAAGGCGAAAATACGCCAATTGCAACATAGAATGGGGCGGTCCAGGGCTGATACTGCAATACCTAAAGCTGACGTACTCTTAGTTAACCCAACTCATTATGCTATTGCGCTTAAATATGATCCAGAATTAGCTGATGCTCCTTACGTACTCACTAAAGGTACTGAAGAACTCGCACTTTATATGCGTAAATTAGCTAAACAACATAATGTAGAAATTATAGAAATACCGGCCTTAGCTAGGGCTATTTACTATTCCACTCAGGTTGATCAACAGATCCCTAGTGCACTATTTATGGCCATTGCGCATGTATTAAGTTACGTGATGCAAATCAAGGCTTCTCGTAAAGGTCAACAACAAAAACCCGACCCTTTACCTCAATTTTTTATTCCACCTAATTTAAGACATGACTAA
- the fliR gene encoding flagellar biosynthetic protein FliR — MLSLTSTEISTIIGSLWWPFCRIMGAFMIMPLIGNAYVPVMIRILFALCISGLIANLLPPVPAVDALSFSALYLAVEQLLIGFMLGFILYLLLHVMTILGTIMSMQMGMAMAIMNDPANGDANPILSQWFLLFGTLIFLALDGHLVAIGILVDSFRLWPIGSDLFSLPLMGFVHRVGWLFSASLMLAIPAVLAMLLVNITFGVLSRSAPSLNIFALGFPMTMLMGLLCVLLSLSGIPSRYSDLCLDALSAMYQFIGGTV, encoded by the coding sequence ATGCTCTCACTCACCTCAACAGAAATTAGTACGATAATTGGCAGCCTATGGTGGCCATTTTGTCGTATCATGGGAGCCTTCATGATAATGCCTTTAATTGGCAATGCTTATGTCCCTGTAATGATAAGAATTCTGTTTGCATTATGTATTTCAGGTTTAATTGCCAATTTACTCCCACCAGTCCCTGCCGTTGATGCTCTTTCATTTTCAGCTCTATACTTAGCAGTAGAACAATTACTCATAGGCTTTATGCTGGGTTTTATTTTATACCTATTACTGCACGTGATGACCATATTAGGGACTATTATGTCTATGCAAATGGGTATGGCGATGGCAATTATGAATGACCCAGCTAATGGTGATGCAAATCCCATATTAAGCCAGTGGTTTTTACTATTTGGCACTTTAATCTTCTTGGCATTAGATGGACACTTGGTCGCGATTGGTATATTAGTCGATAGTTTTAGACTTTGGCCTATTGGCAGCGATTTATTCTCCCTTCCCTTGATGGGATTTGTGCATAGAGTAGGTTGGCTCTTTTCAGCTTCATTAATGTTGGCTATTCCTGCTGTATTGGCCATGTTACTAGTCAATATTACTTTCGGCGTATTAAGCCGCTCGGCCCCATCACTAAATATTTTTGCTCTAGGCTTTCCTATGACGATGCTCATGGGGTTATTGTGTGTATTATTATCCTTAAGTGGCATACCTAGTCGATATAGTGATCTGTGCTTAGATGCTCTATCCGCAATGTACCAATTTATTGGGGGCACAGTATGA
- the fliQ gene encoding flagellar biosynthesis protein FliQ: MDTNELTVLFADAMYIVILMVGALVTPGLLIGIVIAIFQAATQVNEQTLSFLPKLIITLLMVLFTGSWLIQLLSDFFDRLFMNIPHIIG; encoded by the coding sequence ATGGACACCAATGAACTCACAGTGCTATTTGCCGATGCCATGTATATAGTAATTCTTATGGTCGGCGCTTTAGTCACTCCTGGTCTCTTAATTGGTATTGTTATTGCCATTTTTCAGGCTGCAACTCAGGTCAATGAACAGACACTCAGTTTTTTACCTAAACTTATCATTACTTTATTAATGGTACTTTTTACTGGCTCTTGGCTTATTCAACTTTTGAGTGATTTTTTTGACCGCTTATTTATGAATATTCCCCACATTATCGGCTGA